In a single window of the Falco rusticolus isolate bFalRus1 chromosome 11, bFalRus1.pri, whole genome shotgun sequence genome:
- the B4GALT2 gene encoding beta-1,4-galactosyltransferase 2 codes for MTRLLLGVTLERICKAVLLLCLLHFVIIMILYFDVYAQHLDFFSRFNARNASRAHPFSNSSRPNSTVPSYGPAGAEAPSPSAKPSANQSATEKPLQPCQETPPGLVGRLLIEFSSPMSMERVQRENPDVRQGGKYTPPDCLPRQKVAILIPFRHREHHLKYWLHYLHPILRRQKVAYGIYIINQFGEDTFNRAKLLNVGFLEALKDDEEYDCFIFSDVDLIPMDDRNLYRCYEQPRHFAVGMDKFGFRLPYAGYFGGVSGLSKSQFLKINGFPNEYWGWGGEDDDIFNRISLNGMKVSRPDIRIGRYRMIKHERDKHNEPNPQRFTKIQNTKMTMKRDGISSLQYRLVEVSRQPMYTNITVEIGRPPPRLARG; via the exons ATGACCAGGCTGCTCTTGGGGGTGACCCTGGAAAGGATTTGCAAGGccgtgctgctgctctgcctgctccacTTCGTCATCATCATGATCCTCTACTTCGACGTCTATGCGCAGCACCTGGACTTCTTCAGCCGCTTCAACGCCAGGAACGCCTCGCGCGCCCACCCTTTCTCCAACTCCTCCCGCCCCAACAGCACCGTCCCCAGCTACGGGCCAGCTGGTGCTGAAGCCCCGTCCCCCAGCGCAAAGCCCAGCGCCAACCAGTCCGCCACTGAGAAGCCcttgcagccctgccaggagaCACCTCCTGGGTTAG TCGGGCGCCTGCTCATTGAGTTCAGCTCTCCCATGAGCATGGAGCGGGTGCAGCGGGAGAACCCCGATGTGCGCCAGGGTGGCAAGTACACCCCTCCGGACTGCCTGCCCCGGCAGAAGGTGGCCATCCTCATCCCCTTCCGGCACCGTGAGCACCACCTCAAGTACTGGCTGCACTACCTGCATCCCATCCTGCGCCGGCAGAAGGTGGCTTATGGCATCTACATCATCAACCAG tTTGGTGAGGACACCTTCAACCGGGCCAAGCTGCTCAACGTGGGGTTCCTGGAGGCTCTCAAGGACGATGAGGAGTATGActgcttcattttcagtgatgtGGACCTCATCCCCATGGACGACCGCAACCTCTATCGCTGCTACGAGCAGCCGCGGCACTTTGCCGTTGGCATGGACAAGTTTGGGTTCAG GCTGCCCTACGCTGGCTACTTCGGAGGTGTCTCTGGGCTGAGCAAGTCCCAGTTCCTGAAGATCAACGGCTTTCCCAATGAAtactggggctggggaggagaggacGATGACATCTTTAACCG catctccctgaaCGGCATGAAGGTGTCGAGGCCCGACATCCGCATCGGGAGGTACCGCATGATCAAGCACGAACGTGACAAACACAACGAGCCCAACCCGCAGAG ATTCACTAAGATCCAGAACACCAAAATGACGATGAAGCGGGATGGGATCAGCTCGCTGCAGTACCGGCTGGTGGAGGTCTCGCGCCAGCCCATGTACACCAACATCACGGTGGAGATCGGCCGGCCACCCCCGCGCCTGGCCCGGGGCTAG